One region of Chryseobacterium muglaense genomic DNA includes:
- a CDS encoding DUF4294 domain-containing protein gives MKFHKIVCLFLLFFVIGVTGQQKDSISIKPLSQYPPEELKTDEFGNKYYYDARQKAKFYEINGETVVVMDELVLLNKPKFNNQLDKNYYFFLNKKLYRVYPLFLTALQQYRDIQGEMNNLDSAAKRKYVKDRQNMLADQYEKQLRDLTTTEGQVFAKLMNRGTGKNVFEIIRELRGGWSAFWWNVKGKMADIDLKEPYNPHKNRTDEFLESLLQSNWNSGYLQPYPGAKDFKVSK, from the coding sequence GCAGAAAGATTCTATATCAATCAAGCCTCTCAGCCAGTATCCGCCGGAAGAATTGAAAACAGACGAGTTTGGCAATAAATACTATTATGACGCAAGACAGAAGGCTAAGTTCTACGAAATCAACGGTGAAACTGTCGTCGTAATGGATGAATTAGTGCTTTTAAATAAACCAAAATTTAATAATCAACTAGATAAAAACTATTACTTTTTTTTAAATAAGAAATTATATAGGGTTTATCCATTGTTTCTAACCGCGTTACAACAATACAGAGATATTCAGGGCGAAATGAATAATTTAGATAGTGCTGCGAAGAGAAAGTATGTAAAAGACAGACAAAACATGTTGGCTGACCAGTATGAAAAACAATTGCGTGACTTAACGACAACCGAAGGTCAGGTTTTTGCTAAGTTAATGAACAGAGGAACCGGGAAAAATGTTTTCGAAATCATTAGAGAATTACGTGGCGGATGGAGTGCATTTTGGTGGAATGTAAAAGGTAAAATGGCAGATATCGATTTAAAAGAACCGTATAATCCTCACAAAAACAGAACCGATGAGTTTTTAGAATCACTTTTGCAATCTAATTGGAATTCTGGTTATTTGCAGCCATATCCCGGAGCAAAAGATTTTAAAGTATCAAAATAG